A DNA window from Sulfitobacter noctilucicola contains the following coding sequences:
- a CDS encoding mannitol dehydrogenase family protein yields the protein MQDTMLKLSNAALHDLPDGVSGPNYDRSAIKPGIVHIGLGNFHRAHQAWYLHRLMQQGQALDWGIIGAGVRAGDEAQRQRLAGQDYLTTLIELDPKGRSAEVVGSMIGFVPVEGDNAGLIAQMAAPEIRIVALTVTEGGYYIDPVTKQFDARHPDMQYDAAHPDRPRTAFGAMIAALKDRRAIGTGPFTGQSCDNLQGNGAILRQTLVSLARMSDPDLADWIDANCTFPNSMVDCIVPATGPKELELVKRFGIADAAPVTHENFRQWVIEDNFCAGRPDWDKAGATFTDEVHAFEAMKIRLLNGSHQLIANAGEVLSVEFISDCMDHPLIGDFVRKVAKTEIALQVAPVPGMTPAAYVDLVDRRFSNPEIIDTVRRVAFDGSSRHPGFILPTLRAALAKGDPMDGLALSQAIWARMCAGTREDGTKIAPNDPVWEKLTIAAVAAKNNPQIWLEQRDFYGDLADNTALQDSFRHWLSLIWSDGLEAALRTYLQG from the coding sequence ATGCAAGATACGATGCTGAAACTCTCCAATGCCGCATTGCATGATTTGCCCGATGGCGTCAGCGGTCCCAACTATGACCGCTCGGCGATCAAGCCGGGGATCGTTCATATCGGTTTGGGCAATTTTCACCGGGCGCATCAGGCGTGGTATCTGCACCGTTTGATGCAGCAAGGCCAGGCGCTTGATTGGGGTATTATCGGCGCAGGTGTGCGTGCCGGTGATGAAGCACAGCGTCAACGGCTCGCGGGGCAGGATTATCTGACCACGTTAATCGAGCTGGACCCAAAGGGCCGTTCGGCTGAGGTCGTCGGCTCCATGATCGGGTTTGTTCCGGTTGAGGGCGACAACGCTGGGCTTATCGCGCAGATGGCCGCACCTGAAATCCGCATAGTCGCGCTGACGGTTACCGAAGGGGGGTACTACATCGACCCTGTGACCAAGCAGTTCGATGCGCGGCACCCTGATATGCAGTATGACGCTGCGCATCCGGACCGACCACGTACCGCATTCGGCGCGATGATCGCTGCACTGAAAGATCGGCGTGCTATTGGCACAGGTCCTTTCACAGGGCAAAGCTGTGACAACCTGCAAGGCAATGGTGCAATCCTGCGCCAGACGCTTGTGTCGCTTGCGCGGATGTCTGATCCCGATCTTGCGGATTGGATTGATGCTAACTGCACTTTTCCCAATTCAATGGTAGATTGCATTGTCCCTGCCACGGGACCCAAAGAGCTGGAGCTTGTCAAGCGCTTCGGCATTGCAGACGCGGCACCGGTCACGCACGAGAATTTCCGACAATGGGTCATCGAAGATAATTTTTGTGCCGGTCGCCCTGATTGGGACAAAGCCGGCGCAACTTTTACGGACGAAGTACACGCGTTTGAAGCCATGAAAATTCGGCTTCTGAACGGGAGCCACCAATTGATTGCAAATGCCGGTGAGGTTCTGTCGGTCGAGTTTATCTCTGACTGTATGGATCATCCGCTGATCGGTGACTTCGTGCGTAAGGTCGCCAAGACAGAGATCGCTTTGCAGGTTGCACCGGTGCCGGGTATGACGCCTGCCGCCTACGTTGATCTGGTTGACCGCCGTTTCTCCAACCCAGAGATCATCGATACCGTGCGCCGGGTCGCGTTTGACGGCTCTTCACGGCATCCGGGTTTCATACTGCCGACGCTGCGTGCTGCGCTCGCAAAGGGCGATCCGATGGACGGGTTGGCCCTGTCTCAGGCGATCTGGGCACGGATGTGCGCAGGCACCCGCGAGGACGGGACCAAAATTGCGCCAAATGATCCGGTCTGGGAAAAGCTGACGATTGCGGCCGTTGCCGCCAAGAATAATCCGCAAATCTGGTTGGAGCAGCGTGATTTTTACGGCGATCTTGCTGACAACACGGCGCTTCAGGACAGCTTCAGACATTGGCTTTCGTTGATCTGGTCGGACGGCCTTGAAGCTGCGCTTCGTACATACCTGCAAGGATAA
- a CDS encoding zinc-dependent alcohol dehydrogenase family protein has protein sequence MKAVVFTGKNEVQFTDLPDPKPAADEVVVKVKASGICHTDYEVLKDNYGTGAFPVVPGHEYAGVVVEVGSDVHGVSVGDRVAVDPNRECGTCRACKRGWAHLCENLGAYGVTQNGGFAEFSLVKASAVHSIGEMSFLQAALAEPMGCVLNGVAAVHAPWMEEALIFGAGPMGLLMGMALKAEGVSTVAFVDIAESRLELAESFGFDAVPSGSDALKSWHHRADLAVEATGVSAVASGLTGYMANGGKGLFFGVCPSDAEIEVSPFEVFRRQLTLAGSHSLNHNIPRSLEVIAGLGADVDRAVSHRLSLGEIAETLATKPPKDSLKVQWLAD, from the coding sequence ATGAAAGCTGTTGTCTTCACTGGGAAGAATGAAGTTCAGTTTACCGACTTGCCCGACCCCAAGCCTGCCGCCGATGAAGTTGTCGTCAAGGTAAAGGCAAGCGGGATTTGTCATACGGATTACGAGGTCCTCAAAGACAACTATGGCACAGGCGCGTTTCCGGTTGTACCGGGGCACGAATATGCGGGCGTCGTTGTCGAGGTCGGCTCGGATGTGCACGGCGTTTCCGTTGGTGACCGCGTGGCGGTTGATCCGAACCGCGAATGCGGAACGTGTCGCGCTTGCAAGCGGGGCTGGGCGCATTTGTGCGAAAATCTGGGTGCCTACGGTGTTACTCAAAATGGCGGGTTTGCCGAATTCAGCCTTGTGAAAGCGTCCGCTGTGCACTCGATTGGCGAGATGAGCTTTCTGCAGGCTGCGTTGGCTGAACCGATGGGATGTGTGCTGAACGGCGTTGCTGCGGTTCACGCGCCTTGGATGGAAGAGGCGTTAATATTTGGCGCGGGTCCGATGGGCTTGCTGATGGGCATGGCGTTAAAGGCCGAGGGTGTCTCTACGGTTGCCTTTGTAGATATCGCAGAAAGCCGGCTTGAGCTGGCGGAGAGCTTTGGGTTTGATGCAGTGCCATCGGGCTCTGATGCCCTGAAAAGCTGGCATCACCGCGCAGATCTGGCTGTGGAAGCCACGGGCGTATCGGCTGTTGCTTCGGGTTTGACCGGCTATATGGCGAACGGCGGTAAGGGATTGTTCTTTGGCGTTTGCCCGTCGGATGCCGAAATAGAGGTCTCGCCGTTTGAGGTGTTCCGCAGGCAGTTGACGCTGGCAGGATCACACTCGCTCAACCACAACATCCCCCGTTCGCTTGAGGTTATCGCGGGGCTTGGCGCAGATGTCGACCGCGCGGTGTCGCACCGCCTTTCATTGGGCGAGATCGCGGAGACATTGGCCACAAAGCCGCCGAAAGACAGCTTGAAAGTTCAGTGGTTGGCCGACTGA
- a CDS encoding metal ABC transporter permease — MDIETLTLPFRFAFMQNAFLICLIVSVPTALLSCFLVLKGWALMGDAVSHAVLPGIVIAYIIGIPLIIGAFVAGMTCAVATGYLATNSRVKQDTVMGVVFSGMFGLGIVLYVSIETNAHLDHILFGNMLGIDAGELWTAGVIAVIVAGALVLKWRDWLLHSFDPAQAQASGLRVNWLHYGMLTALSLTIVATLSAAGLILAIGLLIAPGAIAFLLVRTFSTMLWVSVGVCMSAMLLGTYASFFIDSAPAPTIILILTAMFLLAFVRRQVLTRRTAKEHKQVLVPH, encoded by the coding sequence ATGGATATCGAGACACTGACCCTGCCTTTCCGCTTTGCTTTTATGCAGAATGCCTTTCTGATCTGCCTCATCGTATCCGTACCCACCGCCCTGCTGTCATGCTTTCTGGTGCTGAAAGGATGGGCCTTGATGGGCGATGCGGTTAGCCATGCCGTGCTGCCGGGAATCGTGATTGCCTATATCATTGGTATCCCGCTGATCATCGGTGCCTTTGTCGCGGGCATGACCTGCGCCGTGGCAACGGGCTATCTGGCAACCAATAGCCGCGTAAAGCAGGATACGGTGATGGGTGTCGTCTTCTCTGGCATGTTTGGATTGGGCATTGTGCTCTATGTCTCGATTGAGACGAACGCCCACCTGGACCACATTCTATTCGGCAACATGCTCGGCATTGATGCAGGAGAGTTGTGGACTGCGGGCGTGATTGCCGTGATTGTCGCTGGTGCGCTGGTGCTTAAATGGCGCGATTGGCTGCTGCACAGCTTTGATCCGGCACAGGCACAGGCCTCTGGCTTGCGGGTAAACTGGCTGCACTACGGGATGCTGACCGCCCTGTCGCTCACGATCGTCGCGACACTGTCGGCAGCTGGTCTGATCCTTGCCATCGGTCTTTTGATCGCGCCGGGGGCTATCGCATTCTTGCTGGTGCGTACCTTTTCGACAATGCTTTGGGTGTCGGTCGGGGTGTGTATGTCCGCGATGTTGCTTGGAACATATGCCAGCTTCTTCATCGACAGCGCACCCGCGCCCACCATCATTCTGATACTGACAGCCATGTTCCTGCTGGCCTTCGTCCGCCGACAGGTGCTGACACGGCGGACGGCCAAAGAACACAAACAGGTTCTGGTGCCACACTAG
- a CDS encoding metal ABC transporter permease yields MIDLILQPFSYSYMVNAMWVSALVGGVCAFLSAYLMLKGWSLIGDALSHSVVPGVAGAYLLGLPFALGAFIAGGLAAGAMLFLSERSGLKVDVIIGLIFTSFFGLGLFIVSISPMSVSIQTITMGNILAITPEDTLQLAIIGFVSLAVLLAKWKDLMVVFFDESHARTIGLRPGLLKAVFFVLLSASVVAAMQTVGAFLVIAMVVTPGATAYLICDRFPRLIALSVAIGAITSFVGAYASYFLDGATGGIIVVLQTLIFLGAFVFAPKHGLLAARRKSAAALASGRFTVEEL; encoded by the coding sequence ATGATAGACCTTATCCTGCAACCCTTTAGCTACAGCTACATGGTAAACGCTATGTGGGTATCCGCATTGGTCGGCGGGGTTTGTGCCTTTCTGTCGGCCTACCTCATGCTCAAGGGCTGGTCCCTGATCGGTGACGCCCTCTCCCATTCTGTCGTTCCGGGCGTTGCGGGTGCATACCTGCTTGGCCTGCCCTTCGCGCTCGGGGCGTTTATTGCAGGCGGGCTGGCCGCAGGGGCGATGCTTTTCCTCTCTGAACGCTCCGGCCTGAAAGTCGATGTAATCATCGGGCTTATCTTTACGTCGTTCTTCGGTCTGGGCCTGTTCATCGTCTCCATCAGCCCGATGTCCGTGTCGATCCAGACGATAACAATGGGCAACATCCTTGCCATTACACCGGAAGACACGCTGCAACTGGCGATCATCGGTTTCGTTTCTCTGGCTGTTTTGCTGGCCAAATGGAAAGACCTGATGGTCGTTTTCTTTGACGAGAGCCACGCCCGCACCATCGGGTTGCGGCCCGGCCTGCTTAAGGCTGTGTTTTTTGTGCTGCTCTCTGCATCTGTCGTGGCCGCGATGCAGACAGTCGGTGCCTTTTTGGTAATTGCGATGGTCGTGACGCCGGGGGCCACAGCCTATCTGATTTGTGACCGTTTCCCCCGTCTGATTGCGCTTTCGGTTGCGATTGGCGCAATCACCAGCTTTGTCGGAGCCTACGCGAGCTATTTTCTGGACGGGGCGACAGGCGGCATCATCGTGGTCTTGCAGACACTGATCTTTCTTGGAGCTTTTGTATTCGCACCCAAACACGGATTGCTTGCCGCGCGGCGCAAATCCGCAGCGGCGCTCGCAAGCGGCCGGTTTACGGTGGAAGAGCTGTGA
- a CDS encoding manganese/iron ABC transporter ATP-binding protein has product MQAEITQGKTAKVPAAPGLMARDVTVTYRNGHTALWNASFEIPRGTVTALVGINGAGKSTLFKAIMGFVPTAKGNIRILGQDVKSALAQNIVAYVPQSEEVDWAFPVLVEDVVMMGRYGHMSFLRRPKQADHEAVNLALERVGMQEFRHRQIGELSGGQRKRVFLARALAQDGQVILLDEPFTGVDVTTEEQIVKLLQELRDEGRVMLVSTHNLGSVPEFCDRAILVKGTVLAHGLTETTFTRANLEQAFGGVLRHFTLGGDALHDDEDARAVTIFTDDERPLVQYGDKTQRTDQTT; this is encoded by the coding sequence ATGCAAGCCGAGATTACTCAAGGCAAGACTGCCAAGGTTCCAGCCGCGCCGGGCCTCATGGCGCGCGATGTCACGGTGACCTATCGCAATGGTCACACCGCACTATGGAACGCGAGCTTTGAAATCCCGCGCGGCACGGTCACCGCTTTGGTCGGGATCAATGGCGCGGGTAAATCCACCTTGTTCAAGGCGATCATGGGTTTTGTGCCGACAGCCAAAGGCAACATTCGAATTCTGGGGCAAGACGTAAAAAGTGCATTGGCACAGAATATTGTCGCCTATGTACCCCAGTCGGAAGAAGTGGATTGGGCCTTCCCTGTGCTCGTTGAGGACGTGGTGATGATGGGCCGCTATGGCCATATGAGTTTCTTGCGTCGACCAAAGCAGGCCGACCACGAGGCGGTCAATCTGGCGCTGGAGCGCGTGGGTATGCAGGAATTTCGTCACCGCCAGATCGGCGAACTGTCAGGAGGGCAACGCAAACGCGTTTTTCTGGCGCGGGCCTTGGCACAGGATGGTCAGGTTATCCTGCTGGATGAGCCCTTCACCGGCGTCGATGTCACCACCGAAGAACAGATCGTGAAGCTTTTGCAGGAATTGCGCGACGAGGGTCGCGTGATGCTTGTCTCCACTCATAACCTCGGCTCCGTGCCGGAATTCTGCGACCGCGCCATTCTGGTCAAAGGCACCGTGCTGGCCCACGGCCTGACAGAAACAACCTTTACCCGTGCCAATCTGGAACAGGCCTTTGGGGGTGTGTTGCGTCACTTCACACTGGGTGGTGATGCGCTGCATGATGATGAAGACGCCCGCGCGGTCACGATCTTTACCGATGATGAGCGGCCTTTGGTCCAATACGGCGACAAGACGCAGCGCACGGATCAAACGACATGA
- a CDS encoding metal ABC transporter substrate-binding protein — protein sequence MRLLRISLPVLLWASILAGAAQAQDKMKVVTTFTVLADMAAQVAGDKAEVVSVTKPGAEIHGYEPTPQDIVRAYDADLILWNGLNLELWFEQFLSNMKDVPAVTLTDGIEPISISSGSYEGQPNPHAWMGLENALIYVDNIVKAFVENDPENTTTYVANAARYKQTLRETLEPLREAIADLPENQRWLVTCEGAFSYLARDLGLQELYLWPMNADQVGTPQQVRNVIDGVRANDIPVVFCESTVSTAPAKQIARETGARYGGVLYVDSLSAADGPVPTYLDLLRVTTTTVTDGLSAIK from the coding sequence ATGAGACTTCTACGCATTTCACTGCCCGTTCTCCTTTGGGCATCCATTTTGGCAGGTGCTGCGCAGGCGCAAGACAAGATGAAAGTTGTCACCACCTTCACTGTGCTGGCCGATATGGCGGCACAGGTTGCGGGCGACAAAGCCGAGGTGGTTTCGGTCACTAAGCCGGGTGCGGAGATCCACGGATACGAGCCGACGCCGCAGGACATCGTGCGCGCCTATGATGCCGATCTGATCTTGTGGAACGGTCTGAACCTTGAACTGTGGTTCGAGCAGTTCCTCTCCAATATGAAAGATGTTCCTGCAGTCACCCTGACGGACGGGATCGAGCCTATCTCGATTTCTTCGGGCAGCTATGAGGGCCAGCCTAACCCGCACGCGTGGATGGGTTTGGAAAACGCGCTGATTTATGTAGATAATATCGTCAAAGCGTTTGTTGAGAATGATCCCGAAAACACGACAACTTACGTCGCCAACGCCGCGCGGTACAAGCAGACCCTGCGCGAAACCCTGGAACCTCTGCGCGAAGCCATTGCCGATCTGCCGGAAAACCAGCGTTGGCTTGTCACCTGCGAAGGCGCCTTTAGTTATCTGGCGCGCGATCTGGGCCTGCAAGAGCTGTATCTTTGGCCGATGAACGCCGATCAGGTCGGAACACCGCAGCAGGTCCGCAACGTCATCGATGGGGTGAGAGCAAACGACATCCCCGTTGTCTTTTGTGAAAGCACTGTCAGCACGGCCCCTGCCAAGCAGATCGCACGCGAGACCGGTGCCCGCTATGGCGGCGTGCTTTATGTCGACAGCCTGAGCGCCGCCGATGGTCCGGTGCCAACCTACCTCGATCTTTTGCGCGTCACCACGACGACCGTGACGGACGGGTTGTCCGCAATCAAGTAA
- a CDS encoding S-(hydroxymethyl)glutathione dehydrogenase/class III alcohol dehydrogenase, which translates to MKTRAAVAVEAGKPLEIMEVNLEGPKRGEVLVEIKATGLCHTDEFTRSGDDPEGIFPAILGHEGAGVVLEVGEGVTTLEPGDHVIPLYTPECRECEYCLSGKTNLCQKIRITQGRGQLPDGTTRFSMLDGTPIHHYMGCSTFANHTVVPEIALAKVRKDAPFDKICYIGCGVTTGIGAVINTAKVEIGARCVVFGLGGIGLNVIQGLRLAGADQIVGVDLNDDKEETGKYFGMTDFVNPSKVDGDLVEHLVELTKGGADYSFDATGNTKVMRDALECAHKGWGESIIIGVAPAGAEISTRPFQLVTGRVWRGTAFGGAKGRTDVPKIVDWYMDGKIEIDPMITHKLTLDEINHGFDLMHDGKSIRAVVEF; encoded by the coding sequence ATGAAGACCCGCGCCGCAGTAGCAGTTGAAGCCGGAAAACCGCTTGAAATCATGGAGGTAAACCTCGAAGGGCCCAAGCGCGGTGAGGTACTGGTTGAGATCAAAGCAACCGGTCTGTGCCATACCGATGAATTCACACGTTCCGGCGACGATCCCGAAGGTATCTTTCCCGCCATTCTAGGCCACGAGGGGGCAGGTGTCGTTCTGGAAGTGGGCGAGGGTGTCACAACGCTCGAGCCGGGCGATCACGTGATCCCGCTTTACACGCCAGAGTGCCGCGAATGCGAATACTGCCTGTCCGGTAAAACCAACCTCTGCCAAAAGATTCGCATCACCCAAGGACGCGGTCAATTGCCTGATGGCACGACGCGTTTCTCGATGCTGGATGGCACGCCAATCCACCACTACATGGGCTGCTCCACCTTCGCGAACCATACCGTTGTTCCCGAAATCGCACTGGCAAAGGTGCGCAAGGACGCGCCGTTCGACAAAATTTGTTATATCGGTTGCGGCGTGACAACTGGCATCGGGGCCGTGATCAATACCGCCAAGGTCGAGATCGGTGCGCGCTGCGTGGTCTTTGGTCTTGGCGGCATTGGCCTGAATGTTATTCAGGGGCTGCGCCTTGCTGGTGCAGACCAGATCGTTGGCGTGGATTTGAATGACGACAAGGAAGAGACCGGCAAATATTTCGGCATGACCGACTTTGTGAACCCCTCCAAGGTGGACGGCGATCTGGTCGAACATCTGGTGGAACTGACCAAGGGCGGCGCGGATTATTCGTTCGATGCAACCGGAAACACCAAGGTTATGCGCGATGCGCTGGAATGTGCACACAAAGGCTGGGGCGAGAGCATCATCATCGGTGTCGCTCCCGCAGGTGCCGAAATCTCAACACGGCCCTTCCAGCTGGTCACCGGCCGTGTCTGGCGTGGAACAGCCTTCGGCGGTGCCAAGGGACGCACGGATGTGCCCAAGATCGTCGACTGGTACATGGACGGCAAGATCGAGATTGACCCGATGATTACCCACAAGCTGACTTTGGACGAGATCAACCACGGGTTCGATCTGATGCACGATGGCAAATCAATCCGCGCAGTGGTTGAGTTCTAG
- a CDS encoding TetR/AcrR family transcriptional regulator, translated as MNKALATRERLLTEARKLLWSRGYSNVSLREIAQGAGVDVALVSRYFGGKRGLFEATLEGAFDAPSLPDEAQLVDTVLQMFRDAPRGGDTPSSLQLIQTNANDPEVGETVRAAQSESMQRILEEIIGDKERAALFMSVLMGFAMAEKTLKLDGIAIPGTPAFEAQLRHLMVAALQYEKP; from the coding sequence ATGAATAAAGCCCTAGCGACCCGGGAAAGACTGCTTACCGAGGCGCGTAAACTGCTGTGGTCGCGTGGATATTCCAACGTTTCCTTGCGTGAGATTGCGCAGGGAGCCGGCGTCGATGTCGCGTTGGTTTCACGGTACTTTGGCGGCAAGCGCGGGTTGTTCGAAGCAACGCTTGAGGGTGCCTTTGATGCGCCGTCCCTGCCCGATGAGGCGCAGTTGGTGGACACGGTTTTGCAGATGTTTCGCGATGCCCCACGTGGCGGCGACACGCCGTCATCACTTCAGCTGATTCAGACCAACGCCAATGATCCGGAAGTGGGTGAAACGGTTCGCGCAGCGCAGTCCGAAAGCATGCAGCGGATATTGGAAGAGATAATTGGCGACAAAGAGCGCGCCGCGCTTTTCATGAGTGTTCTCATGGGCTTCGCCATGGCGGAAAAGACCCTCAAGCTAGACGGGATTGCCATACCCGGCACTCCCGCCTTTGAGGCGCAGCTGCGACACCTGATGGTCGCCGCACTTCAATACGAAAAGCCCTAG
- a CDS encoding (2Fe-2S)-binding protein, producing MKLTVNGTEHEVDVEDDMPLLWVLRDELGITGPKYGCGIAQCGACTVHMDGVAVRSCQVAAADVDGDITTIEGLGTPKAMHAVQEAWVEHQVAQCGYCQSGQIMQAASFLDLNAEPTDDQIDAAMSGNLCRCGSYPRIRDAVKTAARRLQGV from the coding sequence ATGAAGTTAACGGTAAACGGGACCGAGCACGAGGTCGATGTCGAAGACGACATGCCGCTTTTGTGGGTCTTGCGGGATGAGCTGGGCATCACGGGGCCGAAATACGGCTGCGGGATTGCGCAATGCGGGGCCTGCACGGTGCATATGGACGGGGTCGCAGTACGATCCTGTCAGGTGGCGGCGGCCGACGTTGACGGTGATATCACCACCATCGAAGGGTTGGGTACGCCAAAAGCCATGCATGCGGTGCAGGAAGCATGGGTAGAGCATCAGGTCGCGCAATGCGGCTACTGCCAGTCCGGTCAGATCATGCAGGCGGCATCGTTTCTAGATCTGAACGCGGAACCGACCGATGACCAGATTGACGCCGCAATGAGCGGGAACCTGTGTCGCTGCGGCAGTTATCCACGCATCCGTGATGCAGTCAAAACAGCGGCCCGCCGCTTGCAGGGAGTGTAA
- a CDS encoding xanthine dehydrogenase family protein molybdopterin-binding subunit encodes MGRVKTIARRSFLIGSAAVLGGVAFGTYMYKREVDNPLEQGLADGEVTFNPYVRIDANAVTLITPRADVGQGAYSIQAHLIAEELDVDLDAVRIEPGPPSAAYYNGVVAAEGMPIAATSETFLARTGRGASDVVGKLMGLQITGGSTTVPDMYDRLRMAGAVARETLITAAAQQTGLERSTLKTANGAVILPDGTSLSYVDLAGTAAEMPVSDEVALRDPSTWRHLGKPHMRTDIVAKSTGTQDYGIDMRMEGMVHATTRTNPALGGGINSFDASAAENMRGVRAVLPITGGIAVVADNTWRAFQAAQAVTCEWGPSPYIGETEKQFDEVASSFTEDRQDSRFKDEGDVEAALDGADVMEAEYRIPYLAHAPLEPMSVVVKLSDGRLDIWTGTQIPRFMQANAAKLTGLDADDVHVHVLMSGGSFGRRLEDDYVSQAVEIAMQIRDTPIQMVWQREEDMTHDFPRPLAIARMRGAASSDGIAAYDLSIAAPSVVASSMERLGQPAMGPDVAIVAGAWDQPFAIPDYRVTGYRVPPMVPISSWRSVGASGNGFLHECFVDEMCHAAGIDPLAERLRLCTHEPSRKVLEAVGDMSGWDMPLEEGRGRGLAFVLAFGVPVAQVVEVTDMENGIRIDKVFVAADVGRVLDPVNFEAQLSGGVIWGLGHAMNCEITYEGGVPQQDNYHVFEGMRLHQSPVVEVRGLENGDKIKGIGEPGVPPSAPALGNAIFAATGKRIRTLPFSNSVDFA; translated from the coding sequence ATGGGACGTGTAAAAACCATTGCGCGGCGCAGCTTTCTGATCGGATCGGCTGCTGTGCTCGGCGGTGTCGCCTTTGGCACCTATATGTACAAGCGCGAAGTTGACAATCCACTGGAGCAGGGGCTGGCTGATGGCGAAGTCACCTTCAACCCGTACGTCAGAATCGACGCGAATGCCGTCACGCTGATTACTCCGCGCGCTGATGTGGGGCAGGGGGCCTATTCCATTCAGGCCCATCTGATTGCCGAAGAACTGGATGTAGATCTGGACGCCGTTCGCATTGAACCCGGTCCACCTTCTGCCGCCTATTACAATGGTGTTGTCGCCGCTGAAGGCATGCCGATTGCTGCCACCTCCGAGACGTTTCTGGCCCGCACAGGGCGCGGTGCATCGGATGTCGTGGGCAAGCTGATGGGGTTGCAGATCACCGGCGGCTCTACCACCGTTCCGGATATGTATGACCGGTTGCGGATGGCAGGTGCTGTCGCGCGAGAGACGCTGATTACGGCTGCGGCACAGCAAACCGGCCTTGAGCGGAGTACATTAAAAACGGCGAACGGGGCAGTGATTCTGCCGGATGGGACCAGCCTTTCTTACGTTGATCTTGCCGGTACGGCCGCAGAGATGCCTGTTTCAGACGAGGTCGCGCTGCGCGATCCCTCAACGTGGCGGCATCTGGGCAAGCCCCATATGCGCACCGATATCGTGGCAAAATCTACCGGTACGCAGGACTACGGTATTGATATGCGCATGGAGGGTATGGTTCACGCGACCACGCGGACAAACCCTGCGCTGGGCGGCGGCATCAACAGCTTTGATGCATCCGCGGCTGAAAACATGCGCGGCGTGCGCGCTGTGCTGCCCATCACGGGCGGTATTGCTGTGGTGGCAGATAACACATGGCGCGCCTTTCAAGCGGCACAGGCAGTTACCTGTGAATGGGGACCATCGCCATATATCGGAGAGACTGAAAAGCAATTCGATGAAGTCGCATCATCCTTTACCGAGGATCGTCAGGACAGCCGGTTCAAGGACGAAGGCGATGTGGAAGCAGCGCTTGACGGAGCGGACGTGATGGAAGCGGAGTACCGCATTCCCTATCTCGCACATGCCCCGCTTGAGCCGATGAGCGTGGTGGTCAAGCTTTCGGACGGACGGCTGGATATCTGGACTGGCACGCAAATCCCGCGCTTTATGCAAGCCAATGCGGCAAAGCTGACAGGGCTGGACGCTGACGATGTGCATGTCCATGTTTTGATGTCGGGGGGGAGTTTTGGCCGTCGCCTGGAAGACGACTATGTCTCCCAGGCCGTTGAGATTGCAATGCAAATCAGGGATACGCCGATCCAGATGGTCTGGCAGCGCGAAGAAGACATGACACACGACTTCCCGCGCCCGCTGGCGATTGCGCGGATGCGCGGGGCGGCGTCTTCGGACGGAATTGCGGCTTACGATCTGTCGATTGCGGCACCGTCGGTGGTGGCATCTTCGATGGAGCGTTTGGGCCAACCTGCAATGGGGCCGGACGTGGCGATTGTCGCAGGTGCATGGGATCAGCCATTTGCCATACCGGATTACCGTGTGACGGGTTACCGCGTGCCACCTATGGTGCCGATCAGTTCATGGCGGTCGGTCGGCGCGTCGGGCAACGGGTTCCTGCATGAATGCTTTGTCGATGAGATGTGCCATGCTGCCGGGATTGATCCGCTGGCAGAGCGTTTGCGTCTGTGTACACACGAACCTTCGCGCAAAGTGCTGGAGGCTGTCGGCGATATGTCCGGTTGGGACATGCCGCTGGAAGAAGGCCGCGGGAGAGGGCTGGCGTTCGTGCTGGCCTTCGGTGTGCCTGTCGCGCAGGTGGTTGAGGTGACAGATATGGAGAACGGCATTCGCATCGACAAGGTTTTTGTGGCCGCAGATGTCGGGCGTGTTCTTGATCCGGTGAACTTTGAAGCGCAGCTTTCGGGCGGTGTGATCTGGGGGCTGGGCCATGCCATGAATTGCGAAATTACCTATGAAGGTGGCGTTCCACAGCAAGACAACTACCACGTATTCGAAGGGATGCGGTTGCACCAGTCACCGGTCGTCGAGGTGCGCGGCCTTGAGAACGGAGACAAGATCAAGGGTATCGGTGAGCCGGGCGTGCCGCCTTCGGCACCTGCACTAGGCAATGCAATCTTCGCCGCGACAGGCAAGCGGATCAGAACGCTGCCGTTCTCCAACTCGGTGGACTTCGCATGA